One part of the Triplophysa rosa linkage group LG5, Trosa_1v2, whole genome shotgun sequence genome encodes these proteins:
- the LOC130554978 gene encoding uncharacterized protein LOC130554978, which produces MPHRCSIGFRSSPLPSASLARQWSSWMCVWGRYHVGILHCGPVSKREGIMLCFSMSQYMLAFMVPLMKCSSPVPAALMQPQTMTLPPPCLTVVSSLEEASFWDDSHADQFHAAYGLSTDRLTPHPFNLCSNAGSTHTSISKRQPLDMTLSMCTQLLWSTMARPVLSGTCPVKPLYGLGHRAAAVSGSWQSSNSLGHLYVEQQFFFSDPQSSLP; this is translated from the exons atgccccacagatgctcaatagggtttaggtcttcacctttaccctcagcttctttagcaaggcagtggtcgtcttggatgtgtgtttggggtcgttatcatgttggaatactgcactgcggcccagtctccaaaagggaggggatcatgctctgcttcagtatgtcacagtacatgttggcattcatggttcccttaATGAaatgtagctccccagtgccggcagcactcatgcagccccagaccatgacactcccaccaccatgcttgactgtag tatcatctttagaagaggcttccttctgggacgacagccatgcagaccaatttcatgcagcgtatggtctgagcactgacaggctgaccccccaccccttcaacctctgcagcaatgctggcagcactcatacgtctatttccaaaagacaacctctggatatgacgctgagcatgtgcactcaacttctttggtcgaccatggcgaggcctgttctgagtggaacgtgtcctgttaaaccgctgtatggtcttggccaccgtgctgcagctgTTTCAGGCTCTTGGCAATCTTCTAATAGCCTAGgtcatctttatgtagagcaacaattctttttttcagatcctcagagttctttgccatga